The following proteins are encoded in a genomic region of Pseudodesulfovibrio mercurii:
- the typA gene encoding translational GTPase TypA translates to MSNKVFNSGLRNIAIIAHVDHGKTTLVDAMFKQSGLFREGQDVSERIMDSMDLERERGITIAAKNCSVTWKGTKINIIDTPGHADFGGEVERSLSMADGAILLVDASEGPLPQTRFVLKKALEQHLSLMVVINKVDRQDARPAEVLNEIYDLFIDLDAKEEQLDFPLLYAIGRDGIAMESPDERGENLHILLDMIVEHVPGPEHDPDEPFQMLVSDLSYSDYLGRLAIGKVHHGAAKSNDQLLCIADGGRTVPLKVTKLQTYDGLQVVPTETCEPGDIIVIAGIEDVHIGDTICTKEDPRALPRITVDEPTVSMRFGINTSPLAGQEGKLVQTNKIRERLYKETLLNVAIQVEDTDGRDAYLVKGRGEFQMAILVEQMRREGFELSVGRPEVIFKYDEGRKLEPIEHLYVDCDESFMGIVTEKIQVRKGRMTNMVNHGTGRVRLEFSVPARALIGYRDEFLTDTKGTGIMNSYLEGYGDYRGEFTSRYTGSLVSDRSGKAVAYGLFNLEPRGRIFVVPGDPVYEGMIIGEHNRENDINVNPAKEKKLTNMRASGKDEAVVLTPVKPMTLEYALNFIKDDEEVEVTPVSIRLRKSELSALVRHREEGKKKKGKEND, encoded by the coding sequence ATGAGCAACAAAGTATTCAACAGCGGACTTCGCAATATCGCCATCATCGCCCACGTCGATCATGGCAAGACCACCTTGGTGGACGCCATGTTCAAGCAGTCGGGCCTCTTCCGCGAGGGCCAGGACGTCAGCGAGCGCATCATGGACTCCATGGACCTTGAGCGGGAACGCGGCATCACCATCGCCGCCAAGAACTGCTCCGTCACCTGGAAGGGCACCAAGATCAACATCATCGACACCCCCGGCCACGCCGACTTCGGCGGCGAGGTGGAGCGCTCCCTGTCCATGGCCGACGGTGCCATCCTGCTGGTGGACGCCTCCGAAGGCCCCCTGCCCCAGACCCGGTTCGTGCTCAAGAAGGCCCTGGAGCAGCATCTTTCCCTGATGGTGGTCATCAACAAGGTCGACCGCCAGGACGCCCGCCCGGCCGAGGTGCTCAACGAAATCTACGACCTGTTCATCGATCTGGACGCCAAGGAGGAACAGCTCGACTTCCCCCTGCTCTACGCCATCGGCCGCGACGGCATCGCCATGGAGTCCCCGGACGAGCGCGGCGAGAACCTGCACATCCTCCTCGACATGATCGTGGAGCACGTGCCCGGTCCCGAGCACGACCCGGACGAGCCGTTCCAGATGCTCGTCTCCGACCTGTCCTACTCCGACTACCTGGGCCGCCTGGCCATCGGCAAGGTCCACCACGGCGCGGCCAAGTCCAATGACCAGCTCCTGTGCATCGCCGACGGCGGCCGGACCGTGCCGCTGAAGGTCACCAAGCTGCAGACCTACGACGGCCTCCAGGTGGTCCCCACCGAGACCTGCGAGCCCGGCGACATCATCGTCATCGCGGGCATCGAGGACGTGCACATCGGCGACACCATCTGCACCAAGGAGGACCCCAGGGCCCTGCCGCGCATCACCGTGGACGAACCCACCGTGTCCATGCGCTTCGGAATCAACACCTCGCCCCTGGCGGGCCAGGAGGGCAAGCTGGTCCAGACCAACAAGATTCGCGAGCGGCTCTACAAGGAGACCCTGCTCAACGTGGCCATCCAGGTGGAGGACACCGACGGCCGCGACGCCTACCTGGTCAAGGGACGCGGCGAGTTCCAGATGGCCATCCTGGTGGAGCAGATGCGCCGCGAGGGCTTCGAGCTCTCCGTGGGCCGTCCCGAGGTCATCTTCAAGTACGACGAGGGCCGGAAGCTCGAGCCCATCGAGCACCTCTATGTGGACTGCGACGAGTCCTTCATGGGCATCGTCACCGAGAAGATCCAGGTCCGCAAGGGCCGCATGACCAACATGGTCAACCACGGCACCGGCCGCGTGCGCCTCGAATTCTCGGTCCCGGCCCGGGCGCTCATCGGCTACCGCGACGAATTCCTGACCGACACCAAGGGCACGGGCATCATGAACTCCTACCTCGAGGGGTACGGCGACTACCGGGGCGAGTTCACCTCCCGGTACACCGGCTCCCTGGTCTCGGACCGCTCGGGCAAGGCCGTGGCCTATGGCCTGTTCAACCTGGAGCCGCGCGGCCGCATCTTCGTGGTCCCCGGCGACCCGGTCTACGAGGGCATGATCATCGGCGAACACAACCGGGAGAACGACATCAACGTCAACCCGGCCAAGGAAAAGAAGCTGACCAACATGCGCGCATCGGGCAAGGACGAAGCCGTTGTCCTGACCCCGGTCAAGCCCATGACCCTGGAATACGCCCTGAACTTCATCAAGGACGACGAGGAGGTCGAAGTCACCCCCGTGTCCATCCGGCTGCGCAAATCCGAGCTCTCGGCCCTGGTGCGGCATCGTGAGGAAGGGAAGAAGAAAAAGGGCAAGGAAAACGACTAA
- the wtpA gene encoding tungstate ABC transporter substrate-binding protein WtpA, which yields MSHRLTVIIASLAMALVLVLAPGAQAEPSGKLIIFHAGSLSVPFAAIEKNFEAKYPKVDVLREAGGSTKMARLISEVGKPADIMASADYVVIDKNLIPKFASWNARFASNQMVLCYTDQSKFANEINGDNWADILLRKGVVWGHSDPNLDPCGYRSLMVLQLAEKFYKRAGLYDQLLANRPEKNVRPKSVELISLLQSGHMDYAWEYLSVAVQHNLKYVTLDNHLNLGDFDMNAFYATARVKVTGKEPGTFIERVGASITYGITQIDKAPNPEAAEAFLAYLFDPEGGLKILKEMGQPPFAPVQVTAKGMEKMPASLKALATVSE from the coding sequence ATGTCTCACCGTCTTACCGTTATCATCGCTTCCCTGGCCATGGCCCTGGTGCTGGTCCTGGCTCCGGGCGCCCAGGCGGAACCCTCGGGCAAACTGATCATCTTCCATGCGGGCTCCCTGTCCGTGCCCTTCGCCGCCATCGAAAAGAATTTCGAGGCCAAGTACCCCAAGGTGGACGTCCTGCGCGAGGCCGGCGGGTCCACCAAGATGGCCCGGCTGATTTCCGAGGTGGGCAAGCCCGCCGACATCATGGCCTCGGCCGACTACGTGGTCATCGACAAGAACCTGATCCCCAAGTTCGCCTCCTGGAACGCCCGCTTCGCCTCCAACCAGATGGTCCTGTGCTACACCGACCAGTCCAAGTTCGCGAACGAGATCAACGGCGACAACTGGGCCGACATCCTGTTGCGCAAGGGCGTGGTCTGGGGCCACTCCGATCCCAACCTGGACCCCTGCGGCTATCGCTCCCTGATGGTCCTGCAGCTGGCCGAGAAGTTCTACAAGCGCGCCGGGCTGTATGACCAGCTCCTGGCCAACCGGCCCGAGAAGAACGTCCGGCCCAAGTCCGTGGAGCTGATCTCCCTGCTCCAGTCCGGGCACATGGACTACGCCTGGGAATACCTGTCCGTGGCCGTGCAGCACAACCTCAAGTACGTCACCCTGGACAACCACCTGAACCTCGGCGACTTCGACATGAACGCCTTCTACGCCACCGCCCGGGTCAAGGTAACCGGCAAGGAGCCCGGCACCTTCATCGAGCGCGTGGGCGCGTCTATCACCTACGGCATCACCCAGATCGACAAGGCCCCGAATCCCGAGGCCGCCGAAGCCTTCCTGGCCTACCTGTTCGATCCCGAGGGCGGGCTGAAGATCCTCAAGGAGATGGGCCAGCCGCCGTTCGCGCCGGTCCAGGTCACCGCCAAGGGCATGGAAAAGATGCCCGCTTCCCTCAAGGCCCTGGCCACCGTCTCCGAATAA
- a CDS encoding ABC transporter permease gives MPETTIRGGNDFMRSLPGRIFHGWMLASAALVLLFIGIPMLTTLAGPTWEIFVKTLGDTEVLKSVWLSMSTSATASAIAFVFGTPLAFLLARNEFPGKKVVESLVDLPIMIPHPVVGIALLGLTSPNTWFGNLLQSLGIEIMGTTTGIVAVLVFVGIPFYVNAAKSGMESIPRRLENVSRSLGAGAGATFFRITLPLCWRYMLVGMIMCMARALSEFGAIIIVAYHPMVAPVLMYERFTAYGLKYSQPVAVILILVSMLFFLLLRTLSLPKGKNA, from the coding sequence ATGCCTGAAACGACCATCCGGGGAGGGAACGACTTCATGCGGTCCCTCCCCGGCCGCATATTCCACGGGTGGATGCTCGCCTCGGCGGCATTGGTGCTGCTGTTCATCGGCATCCCCATGCTGACCACCTTGGCGGGCCCCACCTGGGAAATTTTCGTCAAGACCCTGGGCGACACCGAGGTTCTGAAGTCGGTCTGGCTGTCCATGTCCACCTCGGCCACGGCCTCGGCCATCGCCTTTGTCTTCGGCACCCCGCTCGCCTTCCTGCTGGCGCGCAACGAGTTTCCCGGCAAGAAGGTGGTCGAGAGCCTGGTGGACCTGCCGATCATGATCCCCCACCCGGTGGTGGGCATCGCCCTGCTCGGCCTGACCAGCCCGAATACGTGGTTCGGCAACCTGCTGCAATCCTTGGGCATCGAAATCATGGGCACGACCACGGGCATCGTGGCCGTGCTCGTCTTCGTGGGCATCCCCTTCTACGTCAACGCGGCCAAGTCGGGCATGGAGTCCATCCCCCGGCGGCTCGAAAACGTCTCGCGCTCCCTGGGAGCCGGAGCGGGCGCCACCTTTTTCCGCATCACCCTGCCCCTGTGCTGGCGCTACATGCTGGTCGGCATGATCATGTGCATGGCCCGCGCCCTGTCCGAGTTCGGGGCCATCATCATCGTGGCCTACCACCCCATGGTCGCCCCGGTGCTCATGTACGAGCGGTTCACGGCCTACGGCCTCAAGTATTCCCAGCCCGTGGCCGTCATCCTCATCCTGGTCAGCATGCTCTTCTTCCTGCTGCTCAGGACCCTGTCGCTGCCCAAGGGGAAGAACGCGTGA
- a CDS encoding ABC transporter ATP-binding protein — translation MIRLTDLTIRFPGFTLDHISLHVRRGEFFALMGSTGSGKTLVLESVAGLTKPSGGTVRVGGRDVTRLPPEERNVSLVYQDHALFPHLTVLQNVMYGQRYHGIAKEEGRRQARELLDTLGLSRLENRRPEHLSGGEKQRTALARALACGPDVILLDEPLSSLDPQFRGELRRTLKHVHETTGTTFLMVTHDFADAMILAERGAVIKDGRLHQQDTVANIFRRPATPFTASFVGMTNVFPARYAQGCCTFAGHAFEGLPELPAWQTGFAALRPEDVFVGSAGDFPEGWRILRGTVERVEREGFTWTAVVHCGDQTLTALVDRHMVLSRGLESGSTVTLGFAGEHLHHMPEND, via the coding sequence GTGATCCGCCTGACCGACCTGACCATCCGTTTTCCGGGATTCACCCTGGACCATATCTCCCTGCACGTGCGGCGGGGGGAATTTTTCGCCCTGATGGGCTCCACGGGCTCGGGCAAGACCCTGGTCCTGGAGAGCGTGGCCGGACTGACCAAACCCAGCGGCGGCACCGTGCGCGTCGGCGGCCGCGACGTGACCCGCCTGCCCCCGGAGGAGCGCAACGTCAGCCTGGTCTACCAGGACCACGCCCTGTTTCCGCACCTGACCGTGCTGCAAAACGTCATGTACGGCCAGCGCTACCACGGCATCGCCAAGGAGGAAGGCCGACGCCAGGCCCGCGAGCTGCTCGACACCCTGGGGTTGTCGCGCCTGGAGAACCGGCGTCCCGAGCACCTGTCCGGCGGCGAGAAGCAACGCACGGCCCTGGCCCGCGCCCTGGCCTGCGGCCCGGACGTGATCCTGCTGGACGAGCCCCTGTCCTCCCTGGACCCGCAGTTCCGGGGCGAACTCCGGCGGACCCTCAAGCACGTGCACGAGACCACGGGCACGACCTTCCTGATGGTCACCCACGACTTCGCCGACGCCATGATCCTGGCCGAGCGCGGGGCGGTCATCAAGGACGGCCGCCTGCACCAGCAGGACACGGTGGCCAACATCTTCCGTCGCCCGGCCACGCCGTTCACCGCCTCCTTCGTGGGCATGACCAACGTGTTCCCGGCCCGTTACGCACAGGGCTGCTGCACCTTCGCGGGCCACGCTTTCGAGGGACTGCCCGAACTGCCCGCCTGGCAGACCGGGTTCGCGGCCCTGCGGCCCGAGGACGTGTTTGTGGGAAGCGCCGGGGATTTTCCCGAGGGCTGGCGGATATTGCGGGGAACCGTGGAACGGGTGGAGCGCGAGGGGTTCACCTGGACCGCCGTGGTCCACTGCGGCGACCAGACCCTGACCGCCCTGGTGGACCGACACATGGTCCTCAGCCGGGGGCTGGAAAGCGGCTCCACCGTGACCCTCGGCTTTGCCGGGGAACACCTCCACCACATGCCCGAGAACGACTAG
- a CDS encoding multidrug resistance efflux transporter family protein → MFRIILLGVLAALFFSSTFVLNRAMSLEGGHWVWSASLRYFWMLVMLLGWLAATGKGRLASESLRLFVRHWAFWTVAGSIGFGVFYALLTFSSVFAPGWVVAATWQTTILAAPLVLLGFGRRVPLKALALTVLIFVGVVLINLEQATQSGLRDVLFGALPVLVAAFAYPFGNQLVWEARRGEKSFVPHIDHPAMDDPFCRVLLLTLGSLPLWFALIAFTAPPPPSTGQLIQTAVVAACSGVVATSLFLVARHTAGSTAELAAADCTQSMEVVFSLAGEAILLGHVLPGLMGWLGIGLTMGGLMLYITVQSRG, encoded by the coding sequence ATGTTCCGCATCATCCTTCTCGGCGTGCTCGCCGCGCTCTTCTTTTCGTCCACCTTCGTGCTCAACCGGGCCATGAGCCTTGAGGGCGGGCACTGGGTCTGGTCCGCGTCCCTGCGTTATTTCTGGATGCTGGTCATGCTCCTGGGCTGGCTGGCGGCCACGGGCAAGGGGCGACTGGCCTCGGAGTCGCTGCGCCTGTTCGTCCGGCACTGGGCCTTCTGGACCGTGGCCGGGTCCATCGGCTTCGGGGTTTTTTACGCCCTGCTGACCTTCAGCTCGGTGTTCGCGCCGGGCTGGGTGGTGGCGGCCACCTGGCAGACGACCATCCTGGCCGCACCCCTGGTCCTGCTCGGTTTCGGGCGGCGGGTGCCGCTCAAGGCCCTGGCCCTGACCGTGCTCATCTTCGTGGGCGTGGTCCTGATCAACCTGGAGCAGGCCACACAATCCGGGCTGCGCGACGTGCTCTTCGGGGCTTTGCCCGTGCTCGTGGCGGCCTTCGCCTATCCCTTCGGCAACCAGCTGGTCTGGGAGGCGAGGCGGGGCGAGAAATCCTTCGTGCCGCACATCGACCATCCGGCCATGGACGATCCCTTCTGCCGGGTCCTGCTCCTGACCCTGGGCTCACTGCCCCTGTGGTTTGCGCTCATCGCCTTCACCGCGCCGCCGCCCCCGTCCACGGGGCAGCTCATCCAGACCGCCGTCGTGGCGGCCTGTTCGGGCGTGGTCGCCACTAGCCTGTTCCTGGTGGCCCGGCACACGGCCGGGTCCACGGCCGAGCTGGCCGCGGCCGACTGCACCCAGTCCATGGAGGTGGTTTTTTCCCTGGCGGGCGAGGCCATCCTGCTGGGACACGTCCTGCCCGGCCTCATGGGCTGGCTCGGCATCGGGCTGACCATGGGCGGGCTGATGCTCTACATCACCGTGCAGAGTCGGGGATAG
- a CDS encoding YidH family protein — protein sequence MSETNDDVTERERLALERNVLARERNALAVNRTRLANRRTFLAWCRTALAFMTFGFLLEKVDAFVAYQKLSVPVRVLTELGWLGKFAFVGGPVLVIFAGWRYYRLEKELGFDSGDLYVVPELILFGVIMASAIIYLFLP from the coding sequence ATGAGCGAGACCAACGACGACGTCACGGAACGGGAGCGGCTGGCCCTTGAGCGCAACGTGCTGGCCAGGGAGCGCAACGCCCTGGCCGTGAACCGCACGCGCCTGGCCAACCGGCGGACCTTTTTGGCCTGGTGCCGCACGGCCCTGGCCTTCATGACCTTCGGCTTCCTGCTTGAGAAGGTGGACGCCTTCGTGGCCTACCAGAAGCTGAGCGTGCCCGTCCGGGTGCTCACCGAGCTGGGCTGGCTGGGCAAGTTCGCCTTCGTGGGCGGCCCGGTGCTGGTCATCTTCGCGGGCTGGCGGTATTACCGGCTTGAAAAGGAGCTGGGCTTCGATTCCGGCGACCTCTACGTGGTCCCCGAACTGATCCTGTTCGGCGTGATCATGGCCAGCGCGATCATCTACCTGTTTCTCCCGTAG
- a CDS encoding 4Fe-4S binding protein: MELPFVKQSTRDYYRACRDKGLSLFDFIHGYVYARWCYHYIGLAGDRNPWWRWLWVPLVFIIDRVHPFNETDAHRSGDPNQTKATWSDAYHGKPLPLNEATKLIRLDRPVNTVLPETVLPYTRAREIILNNPERITLMECPCRAGMKNPCTPLDVCLIVGDPFASFILEHHPDKTRTISADEALAIVRAEQARGHVTHAFFKDVALGRFFAICNFCACCCGAMKAHAMGIPMLCSSGYLAQVDQDLCTKCGTCAQKCQFKAIGFDKNGAFVREDRCMGCGVCTLSCSKDAISLRLAPEKGEPLLVDRLS, from the coding sequence ATGGAACTCCCCTTCGTCAAGCAATCCACCCGCGACTATTACCGCGCCTGCCGGGACAAGGGGTTGTCCCTGTTCGACTTCATCCACGGCTACGTCTACGCCCGCTGGTGCTACCACTACATCGGCCTGGCCGGGGACAGGAATCCCTGGTGGCGCTGGTTGTGGGTGCCGCTGGTCTTCATCATCGACCGCGTCCACCCGTTCAACGAGACCGACGCCCACCGCTCCGGCGACCCGAACCAGACCAAGGCCACCTGGAGCGACGCCTACCACGGCAAGCCCCTGCCCCTGAACGAGGCCACCAAGCTCATCCGCCTGGACCGTCCGGTGAACACCGTGCTCCCGGAGACCGTCCTGCCCTATACCCGCGCCCGCGAGATCATCCTGAACAACCCGGAAAGGATCACCCTCATGGAGTGCCCCTGCCGGGCGGGCATGAAGAACCCGTGCACGCCCCTGGACGTCTGCCTGATCGTGGGCGACCCCTTCGCCTCCTTCATCCTCGAACACCACCCGGACAAGACGCGGACCATCAGCGCCGACGAGGCCCTGGCCATCGTCCGGGCCGAGCAGGCGCGCGGCCACGTGACCCACGCCTTTTTCAAGGACGTGGCCCTCGGCCGGTTCTTCGCCATCTGCAACTTCTGCGCCTGCTGCTGCGGAGCCATGAAGGCCCACGCCATGGGCATTCCCATGCTCTGTTCCTCGGGGTATCTGGCCCAGGTCGATCAGGATTTGTGCACCAAATGCGGCACCTGCGCGCAGAAGTGCCAGTTCAAGGCCATCGGCTTCGACAAGAACGGGGCGTTTGTCCGCGAGGATCGGTGCATGGGCTGCGGGGTGTGTACCTTGTCGTGTTCGAAGGACGCCATCTCATTGCGGCTGGCGCCCGAGAAGGGAGAGCCGCTTCTCGTGGACAGGTTGTCGTAG
- a CDS encoding DUF401 family protein, with amino-acid sequence MDSLFVTLAPFLKVLFSFLLMLAGMRLRIGLGLSILVGGVVMGLLFGMGLLPIATTGALALTQEKFLFLAAIVGLILILSDAMERSGQSRRLMEALSGFLTSPRLRLVFFPALIGLLPMPGGAVFSAPMIKTVSEDMHITNSDRAVLNYWFRHVWELVWPLYPGIILTLALANLQIIDLISYTWPGTPLMLLTGWFFFLRPGVLGAKDLAVPMPVTTRSKSAALREGLPLLIAIVGAIGLETSIAAFARSIPFEFGVVAALASAVVCVMVQNTQLGLNFLRQVLTKRSLWSMISVITAIFIFKDILQAAGVVQEMARVAGGEAALFASAAFLPFLVGMVAGINVAFVGATFPLLLGVLHSLGMQDQTVPYIVLATFCGFTGVMISPIHICFILTCEYFQCDLGRTWRKVVPPCLVFLASGVALFFLYV; translated from the coding sequence ATGGATTCGCTGTTCGTCACTCTCGCTCCCTTTCTCAAGGTCCTCTTTTCCTTTCTGCTCATGCTCGCGGGCATGCGCCTGCGCATCGGCCTGGGCCTGTCCATCCTCGTGGGCGGCGTGGTCATGGGGTTGCTCTTCGGCATGGGGCTGCTGCCCATTGCCACGACCGGAGCCCTGGCCCTGACCCAGGAGAAGTTCCTGTTCCTGGCGGCCATCGTCGGCCTCATCCTGATCCTGAGCGACGCCATGGAGCGGTCCGGCCAGTCTCGGCGGCTCATGGAGGCCCTGTCCGGCTTCCTGACCAGCCCGAGACTCCGCCTGGTCTTTTTTCCGGCCCTCATCGGGCTGCTGCCCATGCCCGGCGGCGCGGTCTTTTCCGCGCCCATGATCAAGACCGTGTCCGAGGACATGCACATCACCAACTCCGACAGGGCCGTGCTCAACTACTGGTTCCGCCACGTCTGGGAGCTGGTCTGGCCGCTCTATCCGGGCATCATCCTGACCCTGGCCCTGGCCAACCTCCAGATCATCGACCTCATCTCCTACACCTGGCCCGGCACCCCGCTCATGCTCCTGACCGGCTGGTTCTTCTTCCTGCGGCCCGGCGTGCTCGGGGCCAAGGACCTGGCCGTGCCCATGCCCGTGACCACCCGCAGCAAGTCCGCCGCCCTGCGCGAGGGGCTGCCCCTGCTCATCGCCATCGTCGGGGCCATCGGGCTGGAGACCTCCATCGCGGCCTTTGCCCGGTCCATTCCCTTCGAGTTCGGCGTGGTCGCCGCCCTGGCCTCCGCCGTGGTCTGCGTCATGGTCCAGAACACCCAGCTCGGCCTGAACTTCCTGCGCCAGGTGCTGACCAAGAGGTCCCTGTGGTCCATGATTTCCGTCATCACGGCCATTTTCATCTTCAAGGACATCCTCCAGGCCGCGGGCGTGGTCCAGGAGATGGCCCGCGTGGCGGGCGGCGAAGCGGCCCTGTTCGCCTCGGCCGCCTTCCTGCCGTTCCTGGTCGGCATGGTCGCGGGCATCAACGTGGCCTTCGTGGGCGCGACCTTCCCCCTGCTTCTGGGCGTGCTCCATTCGCTCGGCATGCAGGACCAGACCGTGCCCTACATCGTCCTGGCCACCTTCTGCGGCTTCACCGGGGTGATGATCTCGCCCATTCACATCTGTTTCATCCTGACCTGCGAATACTTCCAGTGCGACCTGGGCCGCACCTGGCGCAAGGTCGTGCCTCCGTGCCTGGTCTTCCTGGCCTCGGGCGTGGCCCTGTTCTTCCTCTACGTCTAG
- a CDS encoding tetratricopeptide repeat protein has product MAEKKIDKSRRNFLFGAVRRIRKEDDQPVASTAGGIEVVKAANALYVDEQWEAARLKYKECLEQDKNDADVRYRLGVCSYRLGMYRQAKLEFERALRIDQTYQDAFLYLGLTLVRLGRSEKAPAVWSRYFNPTAVKVMRELNLQLGLIETHQPDPDEDMALAVEKAIAESGDAVG; this is encoded by the coding sequence ATGGCCGAAAAGAAGATCGACAAATCCCGCCGCAATTTCCTGTTCGGGGCCGTGCGCCGCATCCGCAAGGAGGACGACCAGCCCGTGGCCTCCACCGCCGGCGGCATCGAGGTGGTCAAGGCCGCCAACGCGCTGTACGTGGACGAACAGTGGGAGGCGGCGCGCCTGAAATATAAGGAGTGCCTGGAGCAGGACAAGAACGACGCGGACGTGCGTTACCGCCTCGGGGTCTGCTCCTACCGGCTCGGCATGTACCGTCAGGCCAAGCTCGAATTCGAGCGCGCCCTGCGCATCGACCAGACCTACCAGGACGCCTTCCTCTACCTCGGCCTGACCCTGGTCCGTCTTGGCCGGTCCGAAAAGGCCCCGGCCGTGTGGTCGCGCTACTTCAACCCCACCGCCGTGAAGGTCATGCGCGAGCTGAACCTGCAACTGGGGCTCATCGAGACCCATCAGCCCGATCCGGACGAGGACATGGCCCTGGCCGTGGAAAAGGCCATCGCCGAGTCCGGCGACGCCGTGGGCTGA
- a CDS encoding aldehyde ferredoxin oxidoreductase family protein: MSECFGRTGTVLHIDLTTGTATDEHPDDAVYERFIGGRGLAGHYLSPFADRDHTDPDLPLLLFTGPLTGTESPTSGRGSIVSRSPLTGTVCDGSIGGGLPTRLKKAGYDGLVITGRSQTPCGIEIDDDTVRVVETSLWGRDTDAVLHELEQRLPEDTSLACIGPAAENGSPLGSVAVDHRHGGVRGGLGLVWAAKNLKYLTVRGSGQVRVHDPEALDEAREAIIRLTMASPVLMGRHGFSHWGTGALFDLINSRRMLPTDNFTKTWFEHGGAVDAPSLTALYKPRDHGCLGCHIHCRKIARDGRSLPGFEAMAHFTALIGNADPEAAMEGVDLCGRLGLDPISAGSTLACLREITGKDYTDKTLLSTLRAMAEGGDLALGALNLARACGRPETAMTVKGLELPAFDPRGGYGLALAYAVSTRGGCHQRAYPISHEVLRKPVATDRFTFSGKARIIKLAEDAIAACDAMNACRLIFLAAGLEEYAKAMTAVTGRDWSVQSLLEVGERTTVNERRMNAENGFTASDDDLPERFFTEPGRSGGGVTVPPIDREAFLQARHNYYVVRGLDENGDPTMETLQRLGLDR; encoded by the coding sequence ATGAGCGAATGCTTCGGCCGGACCGGCACGGTCCTCCATATCGACCTGACCACGGGCACGGCCACGGACGAGCACCCGGACGACGCCGTTTACGAACGGTTCATCGGCGGCCGGGGGCTGGCCGGGCACTACCTGAGCCCCTTCGCCGACCGCGACCACACCGACCCGGACCTGCCGCTCCTGCTGTTCACCGGCCCCCTGACGGGCACGGAATCGCCCACCTCCGGGCGCGGCTCCATCGTGTCCCGCTCGCCCCTGACCGGGACCGTGTGCGACGGCTCCATCGGCGGCGGCCTGCCCACCCGGCTGAAAAAGGCCGGGTACGACGGGCTGGTCATCACCGGGCGCAGCCAGACGCCGTGCGGCATCGAGATCGACGACGATACGGTGCGGGTGGTCGAGACCTCCCTGTGGGGCCGCGACACGGACGCGGTCCTGCACGAGCTGGAGCAGCGGCTGCCCGAGGACACCTCCCTGGCCTGCATCGGCCCGGCGGCCGAGAACGGCTCGCCCCTCGGCTCGGTGGCCGTGGACCATCGCCACGGCGGCGTGCGCGGCGGCCTGGGCCTGGTCTGGGCGGCCAAGAACCTCAAGTACCTGACCGTGCGCGGTTCCGGCCAGGTCCGGGTGCACGACCCCGAGGCCCTGGACGAGGCGCGCGAGGCCATCATTCGCCTGACCATGGCCTCGCCCGTGCTCATGGGCCGCCACGGATTTTCGCACTGGGGCACGGGCGCCCTGTTTGACCTGATCAACTCCCGGCGCATGCTGCCCACCGACAATTTCACCAAGACCTGGTTCGAGCACGGCGGCGCGGTCGACGCCCCGTCCCTGACCGCGCTGTACAAGCCGCGCGACCACGGCTGCCTGGGCTGCCACATCCATTGCCGCAAGATCGCCCGGGACGGACGCAGCCTGCCCGGCTTCGAGGCCATGGCCCACTTCACCGCCCTCATCGGCAACGCCGACCCCGAGGCGGCCATGGAGGGCGTGGACCTGTGCGGTCGGCTCGGCCTGGACCCCATCTCGGCCGGGTCCACCCTGGCCTGCCTGCGCGAGATCACCGGCAAGGACTACACGGACAAGACCCTTCTCTCGACCCTGCGGGCCATGGCCGAGGGCGGCGACCTGGCCCTGGGCGCCCTCAACCTGGCCCGGGCCTGCGGCAGACCGGAGACGGCCATGACCGTCAAGGGGCTGGAGCTGCCCGCCTTCGACCCGCGCGGCGGCTACGGCCTGGCCCTGGCCTACGCCGTGTCCACCCGGGGCGGCTGCCACCAGCGCGCCTACCCCATCAGCCACGAGGTCCTGCGCAAGCCCGTGGCCACCGACCGCTTCACCTTCAGCGGCAAGGCCCGGATCATCAAGCTGGCCGAGGACGCCATCGCGGCCTGCGACGCCATGAACGCCTGCCGCCTGATCTTCCTGGCCGCCGGGCTCGAGGAGTACGCCAAGGCCATGACCGCGGTCACGGGACGCGACTGGTCGGTCCAGTCCCTGCTCGAAGTGGGCGAGCGCACCACGGTCAACGAGCGGCGCATGAACGCGGAAAACGGCTTCACCGCCTCGGACGACGACCTGCCCGAGCGGTTCTTCACCGAACCGGGCAGGTCGGGCGGCGGCGTGACCGTCCCGCCCATCGACCGCGAGGCGTTCCTCCAGGCCCGGCACAACTACTACGTCGTGCGCGGCCTGGACGAGAACGGCGACCCCACCATGGAAACCCTGCAACGGCTGGGGCTCGACCGATGA